The DNA segment AATAAAGAACTTTTCCGTCAGCAGAACCGCTTGTCTTATCAATAACCTTAGTCTTAGACTTTGGTCCGGAAACACAATACGCATCCTTATACAGGGTTTCGTACTTTTCATCACTATGAGAATAGTACTTCATTCCCTGCATTTTACTGATTGAACGGATAATCTTTGAAGCCTTTGAAATAGTTACAGATTCAGGCTGAGTTTTATTCAATTCAGACTTAGCAATCAAATACAGATTCTCTTTTATAAGAACCGGATTTTTCTTACTTGTCCACATGGAACTGATAAAACTTGAAAATTCCCCGTCTGGAAGTAAAGACAGGTCCTTTGTTTCATCTTTAAAATTTTTAGAAGAAACAGAACCGTCTTTTTTTAAGGTTTCATAAACATCTGAACCGACAAGTTCAGAAACAGAATAGGCTGATGCAAAAGCCGCAGAAGTCAAAAACACAGCTGCTGCAACTAACTTTATTAAAGTCTTTTTCATCAGTACACCTTCCTTTTAATAAGCAGAATTATTAATACATGCTTTTAAGAAAAACACGTACCTGCTTATATAAACCTTCTCCCTCCGATTTGGTTTCAACATCCGGGATATCATTTAAAGTTGTATGAATAAGTCTTCTTTCAAACGGATTCATTGGTTCAAGAAGAATAGAATTTCTTGTCTGGCGAACCTTATCTGCTGTGTTGTAAGCAAGACGAACAAGACTTTCTTCACGACGGATTCTATAGTTTTCTGTATCAAGAATTACACGTACGTCTTCTCTTCCAAGATGACCTGCATAAACATTTGCAAGAAGCTGAAGAGCATCAAGATTCTTTCCTTTGCGTCCAATAAGAATTGCAGAACTTTCAGATGTAAGCTTAAGTCCGAGTTTTTTATCTTCACGGAACATGATTTCTACAGTTACTTCATAACCCATTTTCTGAACAGTTTCAGAAACAAAAGAAAGAAGTTTCTGTTCAAAATCATCCTGTGGAAGCGGATTTGCTACTGCAGGTTTAGATTCTGCTCTTGAAGATGACTGTGCAGCAGGTGCTGCTTCACTAGAAGAACCGGCTCCGTCAACTGTGTGTACGCGGATTTTAACATAACCTGTCTTAAAAAGTGATTTTTTCTGAGATTCAAGAATTTCTACATCGAACTGATCTTTTTCAAGTCCGAGTTCCTGAGCTGCCTTTTCAATAGCTTCTTTTTCAGTCTTACCTTCATATTCGTAAGTCATTTATATATACCTCTTTATAAAAATTTCTTTATTTATTTTAGCGTGTTTTCTTTTTTCCACCCTTAAATTTAAGAGTGTTGGCATCAAGCTGAGGCCTGTTTTTTGCAAGTTCAGCACGCTTTTTCTTCATAATCTGATTAATAATAATCTGCTGCCCGATCTGAAGAATATTACTTGTTGTCCAGTAAAGCAAAAGTCCACTAGGAACATTATAGAACAGGAAGAAAAATATCAGAGGAAGTCCATACATCATAAACTTCATCTGTCCTCCAGAAGAACCCGGGTTTCCAAACTGTGTGATTTTTCCGCTTACAAGCTGAGAAATTGTATAAATAAACGGTAAAAGTCTCAGTGTTGACTGTGTAAACCATGATATAAAAGGAATATCTGCTTTCCATGTAAAGAGAACATCACCCTTTGAAAGGTCATCAATCCAGCCTGAAATAAAACTTGCGCCACGGAATTCAAAATAATTATTGAAAACATTATAAAGTGCAAACAAAATAATCATCTGTAAAATCATAGGAAGACAGCCACTTACAGGATTATAACCAACCTGCTTATAAAGTTTTGCCATTTCTACATTAAGCTGCTGTGGCTTATCTTTATATTTCTGCTGAAGTTCCTGCATTTTTGGCTGCAGTTCAGCCATTTTTACAGAACCCATTGCTGTTTTTTTATTGAGAGGGAAGAGAACAATCTTAAGAATCAATGTAAGAATTATGATTGCAACACCCCAGTTTCTTACAACGAGGAATATTTTTTCCATTCCCCACTTAAGAATAAACTCAATCCAGTAAAGAATTCCGCTGGTTTTTACGGCTTTATTGAAATTTGCATCATTAAGGTTCCATTCATTATTCTTAGCTTCATTGTATTTAATAAGCTCTGATTCACTTCTAGGACCTACATAAACGTAGAAACTGTCTTTTACAGCCTTAGACTTAATGTTTGTTCTCGTAATATAAAGCTGAGACTTATTACCGTTTACATAAGTATCAGTAACATCACGCATTACATCCGGATTTTCAGGCTTTATGAGGAATGTAAAATACTTACTTGCAACACCTGCCCAGTCATAAGCTTTTTTGTATGTCTTATTTGCAAGAGTATTACGTTCCTTACTGTTTTTCTTAGCTGCTACATATTCGCGGATTTCATATTTATCATCTTTGTAATTTTTTGGATAAATCTGTGGTGAAGTTCGGAGAGTATAATTTATTACTTCATGTTTTTCATCATTGAATTCAACAGCCACATCAAGCTTAAATACATTCTCATTCTGCTTTAAGTTGTATGTCTTTACAAACTTAAATGTAGGATATGTTTTTTCAAATCTAATGGCAAAATCTGAAACATCTTCATTCTGATAAATCTTTCTAGTCTCAGAATCTACGATTACGCCGTTATTTTCATCTTTCTTAAAATTCTTGAAAGTCGTCTCAAATACATCATTTACGGTATTTTTTCCGTCAAACTCAACAGCAAGAGCACGGTTGTTCTTTGTAACTTCCTCAACCATTTCAATAAGTTCAATGCTCTTATCTGATTTATGCTGTTTAAGTTTATAGCTTATAATATCGCCACCTTTACTTGTAAAAGTAATGATTGCTTTATTTGTTTCTACAACAAATTCCTGAGGAACTTCTTCTTTCTGTTCTTCAGAATTATCATTTAAAAGAGCCTGTACTTCTTTTTCCTTTTCTTCCTGCTTCTGTTTTTCTGCAAGTTCTGCGTTTTCGCGGTCAACCTCATTTTTTATATTCTGAGGTGCAATAAAAACAGTCTGCACAAACAAAGAAACAAACAGTACCAGGGCTGAAAGTACAATTGCAATTATTGCATTCTTAGTCATTTTTTGCCGTTCCTTAAAATTTTAATATTTTTAAACAAGACATATTCCTCAGGCACAGGATCATATCCTCCGCGACTATAGGGATTACATCTTAAAATTCGTTTTGCTGATAAATAAAATCCTTTGACTGGTCCATGTTTTTTTAAAGCTTCAACAGCATAATGCGAACAAGATGGCTCATATTTACAACATGGAGGAAAGAGGGGTGAAATAAAAACTTGATAAAACCGAATCGGCAGACACAAAACTTCTATAAAGAAATTTCGCAATCCTTTAATAATCCTGCTTTTTGGCATAAAGTCTTGAATATTTCACACCGCGAGTGGAACGTGTCATTTCCGGGATATACAAAAAACAATATGTCGTACCCGGTGTTCAGGTGTGTTTTGAATAAACGATAAGTTTCTCGGCTATAGCGTTTAGAAGCATTTCTTTGAACTGCATTGCCATAACCACGGGGAATAGGAAATCCGATTCTATTAAAATCTAATTCGTTACGCATGTAAAAGAGCTTTGCTCCATACACACTAACCCTTTTCCCTGTTTTAAAAAGTCTTTGGATGTCAGCAGGACGTTTTATATGTTCTTCACGCTTAAAACGTCCTGTTTTTAACAAGTAAGCTTCCATCCCCGATTAAAGAATTAGTATTTCTTGCCTTCTGAACAAACCGAAAGCTTGCGGCGTCCCTTTGCTCTTCTTCTTGCAAGAACTTTACGTCCACCTTTAGTAGCCATGCGGGCTCTGAATCCGAATTTTCTATTGCGCTTTACTTTACTTGGTTGATATGTACGTAACATAATTAACAACTCCCTAAAAAAATATACGATAGCAGTGCTAGACTATATCATTTATTTTTAGCATTGGTCAACATATCAGATTTAAGTTTGTCAAACAAATTTTTAAGTTTCTGAGGCATTTCTTCACTTTTTCTAGTATTTGCAGCTTTATTTTCAGCAAAACCCATCTCTTTTAACTTTTCTTCCTGAATATTAAGCTTTTTCAGTGCTTTTTCCTGAGCTTTCTGGAAATCTTTTTCATTTCGCTCAAAATCATGAATTTCTGCTTTTTTTCCTTTAAGCCTGAAAACTATTGAATTAATTTCAATTTCCGGCTTTTCCATTTTCATTCCCTTAAGAATAAAAACTTTATGAAGCTGTAAAAGTTCTATCCAGCCGGGATGATCTGCTTCTACAAGAAGAACTCCATTTTTTAAATCTATAACCCTGCTGTGTGAAGCTAAATTTTCCCCTTCATTAGGATTCACTTTTCCCCTGATTCTATAAAGAACTTTTCTCCAGACATCATAAATATCTGAAGCATTTTTCATAAAATCCGGTTTTAAATTATTGAATGTTAAATTAACAAGTTCTGCTGCAGAAAAAAAATCTTCACTCATTAAGATTCCGTCCACTGACCGTTAGTTATTTTATAAATTTTACTTGTACTTTTTTTATATCTTTCATACGGTTCACCATTCAGAAAAGTACAGAAAAGCTGGTCATATTCCGGGAGCAGGGCAGTTACTTTCTGCCGTTTATCAGGATCTAGTTCAAGAAGGACATCATCCATAAGCAAAACCGGTTTTTTTCCTGTAGCCTGATTATAAAACACTGCCTGGGCTGTTCTCAAAATCAAAGCAACAAGCCTTCTCTGTCCTGTAGAAGCTGTCGGAATAAAAGACTCTCTGTTTCTTACAAAAATAATTCTGTCTCTGTGAGGTCCGGACATTGTAGTACACATAACTTTTTCTACTTCTATCTTTGACCTTACCTGATTAAGAACATCATTTGCACTTTCAAGAGAACTGTCCTTCATATTCCATGACGGACTATAAACTATATGAACCCCATCAATTCCTGTTATGTCTTCATAAAGCTTTGGAAAAATCTGGTTAAACTTAAAAATTGCAAGTTTTCGTTTATTCTGCATTTCCATTCCGTACTGAACAAGCTGCATGTCATAAACATCCAGTAATTCGTACTTTTTTTCTTTCAAAGACAGGTTTCTTTCTTTAAGAACTTTTTTATACCGGCGGCTTACATCAATATACATGAGGTCATACATACTTAAAGACTGATCTATAAAAAAACGTTTCCTTTCCGGAGAACCAATTACAAAGTCCAGATCATCATGATTATAAAGCACGCAGGGCATTGTATTTACAAGATCCTTCCTGTCATGAAGCATCTTCCCGTCTTTTTCAATTCTTTTTTTATTATTTTCAAGAGTTATACTTGTCGTATGTGTAGTACCATTTTCTTCACGGTACATACTTCTGAGTCTTAAAGCATTTTCTCCGTCCTTTATAAGTTCCCCGTCCATACGGGTTCTAAAAGAAGAACCGTAAGAAGAATAGTATAAAGCTTCGAGAAGATTACTTTTTCCCTGTCCGTTTTTCCCGACAAAAAAAACTTCCTTTGAGGATAAATCAATAGACTGATTAACGAGATTTCTAAAATTTACAGGTGAAAGACTTAAAAACGGCAATTATTCTTTCTGCATCGGCATGATTATATGAAAGAATTCTGCAGCAGGTTCCGGTCTCATAGTCAGAGCCTTCATTTCTTCAGTAAATTCAAATGTAATTCTTTCAGTATCAATAGTCTTAAGCGGTTCATCTATATAGCGGTAATTCAATGCAATTGTATAAGACTGTCCGTCATATTCACATGGAATTTCTTCATCTGCACTACCAAGATCAGACTGTGGAGAAGTAATCTTAAGAACACCGCTGTTTATGTTGAGATAAATTCTTCCGGCTTTTTTATCAATCATCTGTGATACACGTTTAAGGGCACTTGAGAAATCACTTTTATTAACCTGGAAGCTATGTTCCTGATGTTCAGGAATGACTCTTTCGTAATTAGGAAACTGACCGTCAATAAGAACTGCACCGAATTTATAATTTCCAAACTTAAAGAAAATCATTTTATCAATAACGGCAATAGAAATATTTCCTTCCTCAGGAGCATGTTTCTGAACAATATTAAGAATCTTCGGATGAACAATTACTGCAGGAAAATCAATCTGAACATTATTAAGAAGAGGTTTTGAAGCAAAACTAAGGCGTCTTCCATCTGTACCTACAAGATTAATGTATTCATCTTTCTTTTCAAAATAAACTCCATTAAGGAAGTAACGGGTTTCATCTTCACTTACAGCAAAAGAAGTTTCACTGATCATTGATTTGAATTCTTTAGACGGAACTTCAAAATATGGAACATCTTCAGCAGAAGTAAATTCAGGAAATTTTTCCTGAGAAATACTTTTAATTTCGAATTTAATTCTTTTATCAACAGGTTTAATTATAGCATTTGTAGACTGTTCATCTCCAGAAACTTGCTGATTGAATTCAATTTCTCCAGAAGGAAGTGAAGTAAGAATTCCCATGAATTTATCACAGTAAATTGTAGTAGATCCATCTTCTTCAACTTGAACAGGAATCTGAGTTTCAAAATTTACTTTTATGTCTGTAGCTTTTATGTAAAGAGTATTATTACTTGTTGTTAAAAGAACATTAGACAAAATAGAAGATACATTTTTATTAGAAATGATTTCCTGAGCGATGGCAATTTCTTTTATCATTGCATCTTTATCAAAAGTAAATTTCATAACCAAACTCCTTATAAACTTGGTTTATTATTATAAATTTATAAATTTAGTAGTAGTAGTAATAAGGCCTGTGAATTTCTTAATAACTCATATAAATCTATATAATATATAAAGTTAGCAAGTGTATAAATTCGTGAAAAGAATTCACAGAATTCACAGCAATACACAGAAAAAAAAGTTATCCACTACTTTTCAACAGAATTGTAACATATTGTAAACGGGATTTCTACAATAAAAATATTCGTTAAAAAGCCTGAAATTCTATTTTTTATACTCCTTTACCAGTTTTATTATGGTCTGTATGTGAGAATCAAAATTTGAATCAGTCTTTATTTTGTCTTCTACTTGATTATAGCTATGCATGATTGTCGTATGGTCTCTGCCTCCAAAATCATCACCAAGCTGAGGATATGAAAAACCACCAAGCTGTCTTGCAATATAAATGGCAATCTGACGGGGAACAATTACTCTGTTGTTACGTTTTTTTCCTTTTATGTCGCTTACAGAGATGTTGTAATAATCTGCTACTACTTTCTGAACTATATCAATCGTAATGTTTTCAGTAGAAACTTGAGATACCTGATCCCTGAGAAGGTTCTGAAGGTTTGATAAAGTAATTGGTTTTCCGGTTATTTCCGTAAAGGCCAGAACTTTTGTAAGACAGGCTTCAAGATCACGGACGTTTGTCTGTACGTTTTCTGCAATATAGCTTACGGCATCAATATCAATCTGAGGAATTGTTTTGTTCATGTTGCTGAGCTTTTTCTGAATGATGGCACACCTTGTTTCATAATTAGGCGGCTGAAGGTCAAGACACATTCCTTTAGAACAGCGGGATTTTAATCTTTCACTGAATCCTTTTAATTCAGAAACAGGACGGTCACAGGTAAATACCATCTGAGCTTTCATCATTTCCAGAGCTTCGAAGGTATAAAATACTTCTTCCTGAGTTCCCAGCTTGTCTTTGAAAAAGTGAATGTCGTCCAGAAGGAGAACATCAAGCTTTCTGTATTTGTTTTTGAATCTGGTTATTGAGGAAGGACCTTCCTGTGTTGCAAGAATGAATTCATTTGTGAAATTTTCTGCAGTTATATAGCATATTTTTGCAGATTCTCCTTTCTGCGCGTATATATAGTTACCGATGGACTGCATTAAGTGAGTTTTTCCAAGTCCAACACCTCCGTATATAAGGAGAGGGTTGTAAGCTTTTCCAGGGTTTTTTGCTACTGCAAGAGAGACATTGTAAGCAAAATCCGAGTTTTCTCCGGTAACAAACTTTTCAAATGTATAGTCTTCCTTTAATTTTGGATGCTGCTTAGGTGCTGAACTCTGGGGTGTAAATGATTCTGTGACTTCAGAAGTTGAAGTTGAAGTTGAAGTTGTAAATTGAGGAACAGGTTCCTGAGCCTGAACCGGGGCAGCTGGAGTATTCTGCTGAATTTTGTTCTCAGAAGGGCTGTACGGGCTCTGTACATTGTTTTTTACGGTATAAACGATATTTATGGTTCTGCCTGTAAACTGAGCGATTTTAGACTGTATTGCGCTTACATAACCCATGCTTACCATTCTTGACCACATGAAATCAGAAGGAACACCTACTTTTATTTCTGTAAGATTGTCTTCGAGATATTCCATGTTGAACCAGATGAGGAATTCATTTTCCTGGCCCTTATTAATGTAATCCTGATGTATTTCTTTTAATGCTTCATCCCAAAAATCTTTATAGTTCTGTTCACTCATAAAAGCCGATTATAGTTCATCAATGGAAAGTTTTCCACAGCTAAACATATGTATTGTAGTAATATTCAGATACAGGAATTCAGAGGTTTGAGGGGAGTGTAGGAATAGACTTTTTGAGGTATAAAAAGTATAATTTCGTTCTCGAATTCTACATATAAAATATGTATTTAATTCAGTGACAAAACACATTATCGGAGCTAGAAATGTCAGACGAAAATACTAATTACGGTGCATCAAGTATTCAGGTTTTGCACGGACTTGAAGCTGTACGTAAGCGTCCTGGTATGTATATAGGTTCAACCGGTCCGAACGGTTTACATCATCTTGTATATGAAGTTGTTGATAACAGTATCGATGAAGCAATGGCTGGTTATTGTTCTAAAATCACTGTTGCTTTGGAAAAAGATGATATCTGTCGTGTAGAAGATGATGGACGCGGTATTCCTGTAGACATGCATCCTACTGAAAAAGTAAGTGCACTTGAACTTGTTCTTACCCGTCTGCATGCCGGTGGTAAATTTGATAAATCAACATATAAGGTTTCCGGTGGTTTGCACGGTGTAGGTGTTTCCTGTGTAAACGCTCTTTCTGTATGGATGACTGCAGATATTTTCCGTGACGGTTTTCATTATCAGCAGAAGTATGGAATAGGTATTCCTAAGACTAAAGTAGAAAAACTTGGAGAAACAAATCTTCATGGAACTACAATCCGCTGGAAGGCAGATTCTTCAATTTTTCAGGAAACAACAACTTATAATTTTGATGTTCTTGCAAATCGTCTTCGCGAACTTGCATTCCTTAATCCTGGAATTAATATTATTTTCCGTGATGAGCGTCTTGAAACTCCAAAAGAAGTTATTTTTAAGTTTGAGGGCGGTATTAATCATTACGTAACTTATCTTAATGAAGGCAAGCAGGTTGTTCCTGAACAGCCGGTTTATATAAGCGGAGAAAATAATGATGTTCAGATAGAAGTTTCACTTCAGTATAACGATTCATTCTCTGAGAATATTTATTCTTATGTTAATGACATCAATACCCGTGAAGGTGGAACTCATCTTGAAGGTTTTAAAACAGCCCTTACTTTTGTTCTGAATAAGTTTCTTGAAAAACGTGAAAAGCTTTTGAAAAAACTTGATAAGGAAGAACGGCTTACCGGTGATGATGTAAGATCAGGTCTTACTGCTGTTCTTTCAGTAAAAGTTCCGGAACCTCAGTTTGAAGGTCAGACAAAAACAAAGCTTGGAAACTCTGAAGTTCGCGGTTATGTAGATCAGCTTGTAAAAGAAAAGCTCACTCTCTGGGGAGAACAGAATCCTAAAATAATAGATCTTATTCTTGAAAAATCTGTCGGAGAAGCTGCTGCGCGTATTGCTGCCCGTAAAGCAAAAGACAATATGCGTAAGAAAACAATGTCTGACGGTTTTGGTCTTCCTGAAAAACTTTCTGACTGTTCGTTAAAAGATCCTGCACAGTGTGAAGTTTATATTGTAGAAGGAGACTCTGCAGGCGGTTCTGCAAAAAAAGGTCGTGATCCTAAGACACAGGCAATTCTTCCTCTCTGGGGAAAAATGCTTAACGTAGAAAAGGTTCGTCCTGAAAAAGTAATGAATAATGATAAACTGGAACCGGTAATTGCTTCTTTAGGTGCTGGGTTTGGAAAAGATTTTAATATTGATAAGCTTAGATATCATAAAATTATAATTATGGCAGATGCCGATGTTGACGGAAGTCATATTCGTACTCTTCTGCTTACTTTCTTTTTCCGTTACATGCCGCAGCTTATTGAGCATGGTTATGTCTATCTTGCTATGCCACCTCTTTACAGACTTCAGAAGGGTAAGAGAGGAAAAGTTCATTATGCATATTCAGATGAAGAACGTGACCAGATTCTTGCTGATTTAAGAAAGGAACCATCTGTTGCTTCTGCTGATGAAAAAGATGAAGAAGAAGCTGATGCAGTAGAAGATAATTCTTCTTCAGAAAAAACAGATGAAAAGAAAAAGAAGAGTGATATAGATATTCAGCGCTATAAAGGTCTTGGTGAAATGGATGGTAATCAGCTTTGGGAAACAACAATGGATCCTGCAAACAGAAAGATGCGGGTAGTAACAATTCCTGATGCTGTTGCTGCTGATAAGATTTTCAGTGTCTGCATGGGTGAAGAAGTTGAACCTCGCCGTCAGTTCATTGAAAGCAATTCAAGTTATGCAAACCTGGATTTCTAGTTTTCACAGTTCATTTTAAGAACGGATTTTAATACTTAACTTATAGAGAGAAAAAAAATGGAAGAGATAAAGACACCGGAAGGCGGAACAGTAATAAAGATACCGATTGAGGATGAAGTAAAGCAGGCATATATTGACTACTCAATGTCTGTAATTGTACAGCGTGCCTTGCCAGATGTTCGTGACGGTCTTAAACCTGTACATCGCCGTATTATGTATGCAATGGACACTCTTCATCTTTCCAGCGGCGGAAAAACGAAAAAGTGTGCTACTATCGTCGGTGAAGTTCTCGGACATTATCATCCTCATGGTGATGCTTCCGTTTATGATGCTCTTGTTCGTCTTGGTCAGGATTTTGCACAGCGTTATACAACTGTAATACCACAGGGAAACTTTGGTACTATTGCCGGTGACCCTGCTGCTGCTTACCGTTATACAGAAGCAAAAATGTCAAAGATTTCTGAAGAAATGGTTGCGGATATTTCTAAAAATACCGTAGACATGATTCCGAACTTTGATGATACGACAAAAGAACCTAGCGTATTACCGGGAGCGTTTCCATTCCTGCTTTGTAACGGAACTACAGGTATTGCTGTCGGTATGGCAACAAATATGCCTACCCACAATCTCAGGGAAGTAGCAGCTGCAATTTCTGCATATATCGACAACCCTGAAATTTCTATTGATGAACTGATGAATTACATTAAAGGTCCGGACTTTCCTACCGGAGGTGTAATTTATGGTCGAGAGGGAATAAAAAAGGCATATAAAACTGGACGCGGAAAAATTACTATCCGTTCGAAGTTTACGATTGAAACAGATAAGAATGGCCGTGAATCAATTGTATTTACAGAAGTTCCGTACGGAATAAATACGACAAATATCATCCGCCGCATAAAGGAATTAGTTCGTGACAAGCAGATAGAAGGTATTGTCGGAGCAAACGATGAGTCTTCAGACCGTTCAGGCATGCGTCTTGTTGTAGATTTAAAACGCGGTGCAATTACTAAGGTTGTATTGAATCAGCTTTTTGCAAAAACTGATTTGCAGTCAAACTTTGGTGTTATAAATCTTGCTCTTGTTCCACAGGAAAAAGAAAAGGGCATTCGTTATGAAGAACCTG comes from the Treponema rectale genome and includes:
- the gyrB gene encoding DNA topoisomerase (ATP-hydrolyzing) subunit B, yielding MSDENTNYGASSIQVLHGLEAVRKRPGMYIGSTGPNGLHHLVYEVVDNSIDEAMAGYCSKITVALEKDDICRVEDDGRGIPVDMHPTEKVSALELVLTRLHAGGKFDKSTYKVSGGLHGVGVSCVNALSVWMTADIFRDGFHYQQKYGIGIPKTKVEKLGETNLHGTTIRWKADSSIFQETTTYNFDVLANRLRELAFLNPGINIIFRDERLETPKEVIFKFEGGINHYVTYLNEGKQVVPEQPVYISGENNDVQIEVSLQYNDSFSENIYSYVNDINTREGGTHLEGFKTALTFVLNKFLEKREKLLKKLDKEERLTGDDVRSGLTAVLSVKVPEPQFEGQTKTKLGNSEVRGYVDQLVKEKLTLWGEQNPKIIDLILEKSVGEAAARIAARKAKDNMRKKTMSDGFGLPEKLSDCSLKDPAQCEVYIVEGDSAGGSAKKGRDPKTQAILPLWGKMLNVEKVRPEKVMNNDKLEPVIASLGAGFGKDFNIDKLRYHKIIIMADADVDGSHIRTLLLTFFFRYMPQLIEHGYVYLAMPPLYRLQKGKRGKVHYAYSDEERDQILADLRKEPSVASADEKDEEEADAVEDNSSSEKTDEKKKKSDIDIQRYKGLGEMDGNQLWETTMDPANRKMRVVTIPDAVAADKIFSVCMGEEVEPRRQFIESNSSYANLDF